A stretch of the Myxococcus guangdongensis genome encodes the following:
- a CDS encoding YdcF family protein, with protein sequence MPPASLRSRPGRLRRLLVVSVGVATCGVFGLAFWVDRFGQRERAESADAVVVLGARVLAGGVPSGALRARTEQAVALYQRGVALRLVFSGGVGVHPPSEARAMLALATRLGVPPEACVLEEESHSTDDNARLTSVLLRELGARRVVVVSDPYHLLRARQYFRLNGFEVLTSPALQTERNLSWVDRCYWTMREALALLLHPSLLLARAPAGVTTPAP encoded by the coding sequence ATGCCTCCCGCTTCGCTGCGCTCCCGTCCTGGTCGTCTCCGCCGGCTCCTCGTCGTGTCCGTCGGCGTGGCGACGTGTGGCGTGTTCGGCCTCGCGTTCTGGGTGGACCGCTTCGGTCAGCGCGAGCGCGCCGAGTCCGCTGATGCGGTGGTGGTGCTGGGCGCGCGAGTGCTGGCGGGTGGAGTCCCCTCCGGCGCGCTGCGAGCACGCACGGAGCAGGCGGTGGCGCTGTACCAGCGCGGTGTGGCGTTGCGGCTCGTATTCTCCGGAGGCGTGGGCGTGCATCCTCCCTCGGAGGCGCGCGCGATGCTGGCGCTGGCGACGCGATTGGGTGTGCCCCCGGAGGCGTGCGTGCTGGAGGAGGAGAGCCACTCCACCGATGACAACGCGCGCCTGACGTCGGTCCTGCTGCGAGAACTGGGCGCGAGGCGCGTGGTGGTGGTGTCGGACCCGTACCACCTGCTGCGCGCGCGGCAGTACTTCCGGCTCAATGGCTTCGAGGTGCTCACCAGCCCCGCGCTTCAAACGGAGCGCAACCTGAGCTGGGTGGACCGCTGCTACTGGACGATGCGCGAGGCCCTCGCGCTGCTGCTCCACCCAAGCCTGCTGCTCGCGCGAGCCCCTGCGGGCGTTACGACTCCGGCGCCTTGA
- a CDS encoding trypsin-like peptidase domain-containing protein — protein sequence MKGCRSTGVLALVLMLSACRRGQEEAPAPPPAPTESPSTDSAPAKQVMPPDMNAALASVAPLVASVQPAVVKVEVRDAAPARARRGSPWGDEGRGGTFGGALPFGSPFEDPRDEGPRQGLGSGFVVDARGLVLTNNHVVQGATSIQVHFSDGRQQAAKVVGTDPLTDVAVLQLQGKVEKLPVVKLGDSDAMRVGDWVVAIGNPFGLDSSVSLGIVSAKARDIQAGPFDDFLQTDAAINPGNSGGPLFNLQGEVVGINTAIAGQGSSIGFAVPSTLVKQLLPQLEKEGTVTRGWLGVAVQDVTPDLGAALGVPVRDGALVTDVTQGTPAAEAGLRPDDLIVEAGGRPIASGRALTRTVALKAPGSTLPLTVYREGKKTEVNVTLGTRPDLEGVAARRPAEEPEAPAHQRVGLTLSDMDPRLARAQELPRAGALVTDVVPGSSAERAGLVPGMVVVEASGRPVRRASDLAQALREAEPGESVLLRVAMPGGDRVLRALKAPES from the coding sequence ATGAAGGGATGCAGAAGCACGGGAGTCCTGGCCCTGGTCCTGATGCTGTCGGCCTGTCGCCGAGGTCAGGAGGAAGCGCCCGCTCCCCCGCCTGCCCCCACCGAGTCCCCGAGCACGGACTCCGCACCCGCGAAGCAGGTCATGCCGCCGGACATGAACGCGGCGCTCGCGTCCGTGGCGCCGCTGGTCGCGTCGGTGCAGCCCGCCGTCGTCAAGGTGGAGGTGCGGGATGCGGCGCCTGCCCGCGCGCGTCGAGGCTCGCCCTGGGGGGACGAGGGCCGGGGTGGGACGTTCGGTGGCGCGCTCCCGTTCGGCTCGCCGTTCGAGGACCCTCGTGATGAGGGGCCGCGCCAGGGCCTCGGCTCCGGCTTCGTGGTGGATGCGCGCGGGCTGGTCCTCACCAACAACCACGTGGTGCAGGGCGCCACGTCGATTCAGGTGCACTTCTCCGACGGACGTCAGCAGGCCGCGAAGGTCGTGGGTACGGACCCGCTCACGGACGTGGCGGTGCTCCAGCTCCAGGGGAAGGTGGAGAAGCTGCCCGTGGTGAAGCTGGGTGACTCGGACGCGATGCGCGTGGGCGACTGGGTGGTGGCCATCGGCAACCCCTTCGGTCTGGACTCGAGCGTCAGCCTGGGCATCGTCTCCGCCAAGGCGCGCGACATCCAGGCGGGCCCGTTCGACGACTTCCTGCAGACGGACGCCGCCATCAACCCGGGCAACTCCGGCGGGCCGCTGTTCAACCTCCAGGGTGAGGTGGTGGGCATCAACACCGCCATCGCGGGCCAGGGCTCCAGCATCGGCTTCGCGGTGCCAAGCACGCTGGTGAAGCAGCTGCTGCCCCAGTTGGAGAAGGAGGGCACCGTCACGCGGGGATGGCTGGGTGTGGCGGTGCAGGACGTGACGCCGGACCTGGGCGCGGCGCTGGGGGTGCCGGTGCGCGATGGCGCGCTCGTCACGGATGTGACCCAGGGCACGCCCGCGGCCGAGGCGGGGCTGCGTCCCGATGACCTCATCGTCGAGGCGGGAGGACGCCCCATCGCCTCGGGACGCGCGCTCACGCGCACCGTGGCGCTGAAGGCGCCGGGCAGCACGCTGCCGCTCACCGTGTATCGCGAAGGGAAGAAGACCGAGGTGAACGTGACGCTGGGCACGCGTCCGGACCTCGAGGGCGTGGCCGCGCGGCGTCCCGCTGAGGAGCCGGAGGCACCGGCGCATCAGCGCGTGGGGCTCACGCTGTCGGACATGGACCCGAGGTTGGCGCGGGCGCAGGAGTTGCCTCGCGCGGGCGCGCTGGTGACGGACGTCGTCCCGGGCTCCAGCGCCGAGCGCGCGGGACTGGTGCCCGGCATGGTGGTGGTGGAGGCGTCGGGTCGGCCCGTGCGCCGCGCCTCCGATCTGGCGCAGGCGCTGCGCGAGGCCGAGCCAGGTGAGTCCGTGCTGCTGCGCGTGGCGATGCCTGGAGGCGACCGCGTACTGCGTGCGCTCAAGGCGCCGGAGTCGTGA
- a CDS encoding MarR family winged helix-turn-helix transcriptional regulator, whose amino-acid sequence MSRNIHSKEDEDLSADVLRLQHLLLAMGRRRSLRDPIAATCEQLQFTAPQVHALLWLGQDGALTMGELARRLGVTEKTVTGLVDRLEREGHLVRERTAEDRRVVRCRLTADGLQTYQRLERFVMQGMGQLLHILDAGDRKALFRILEKLLRRMDTLGAAAATPSRERSAS is encoded by the coding sequence GTGTCCCGGAATATCCATTCTAAAGAGGATGAGGACCTGTCGGCGGACGTGCTGAGGCTCCAGCACCTGCTGCTCGCGATGGGCCGGCGCCGTTCGCTCCGCGACCCCATCGCCGCCACGTGCGAGCAGCTCCAGTTCACCGCGCCCCAGGTCCATGCGCTGCTCTGGCTCGGACAGGATGGCGCGCTCACGATGGGCGAGCTTGCTCGCCGGCTGGGCGTCACCGAGAAGACCGTCACCGGACTCGTCGACCGGCTGGAGCGCGAGGGACACCTGGTGCGCGAGCGCACCGCCGAGGACCGCCGCGTCGTGCGCTGTCGGCTCACGGCCGATGGCCTGCAGACCTACCAGCGGCTCGAGCGCTTCGTGATGCAGGGCATGGGGCAGTTGCTCCACATCCTCGACGCGGGCGACCGCAAGGCGCTCTTCCGCATCCTGGAGAAGCTCTTGCGCCGCATGGATACCCTGGGCGCGGCGGCAGCCACACCCTCCCGCGAGCGTTCAGCCTCCTGA
- the modA gene encoding molybdate ABC transporter substrate-binding protein: MFRLYVTALFLVSLLARADEGLVFAAASTTDVLEELRPAFTKATGHTVVVALGSSGDLARQAMAGAPADAFLSADVARMEAVQAAGLVRRGTRVDLLSNRLVVVVPVGAKGKAPGKAEDLKGLKRLVLADPGIVPAGVYAKAWLEKVGVWKDVEGKVVPAVDVRGALAAVEAGRVDAGVVYATDAAQSKKVRVAFEVPSADAPRIVYPVAALVKGKAPEVGVAFVKFLQTEPARAAFRRHGFVVLSADEGTKAR; this comes from the coding sequence ATGTTTCGGCTGTACGTGACGGCCCTGTTCCTCGTGTCCTTGTTGGCGCGAGCGGACGAGGGGCTCGTCTTCGCCGCGGCCAGCACGACGGATGTGCTCGAGGAGCTGCGGCCGGCCTTCACGAAGGCCACGGGCCACACGGTGGTGGTGGCGCTGGGCTCGTCGGGGGATTTGGCCCGCCAGGCGATGGCGGGTGCGCCGGCGGATGCGTTCCTGTCGGCGGACGTGGCTCGGATGGAGGCCGTGCAGGCGGCGGGGTTGGTGCGGCGCGGCACGCGGGTGGATTTGCTGTCGAACCGGCTGGTGGTGGTGGTGCCGGTGGGCGCGAAGGGGAAGGCGCCGGGCAAGGCGGAGGACCTGAAGGGGCTGAAGCGGCTGGTGTTGGCGGACCCGGGCATCGTGCCCGCGGGGGTGTACGCGAAGGCGTGGTTGGAGAAGGTCGGGGTGTGGAAGGACGTGGAGGGGAAGGTGGTGCCGGCCGTGGATGTGCGGGGTGCGCTGGCGGCGGTGGAGGCGGGGCGGGTGGACGCGGGGGTGGTGTACGCGACGGACGCGGCGCAGTCGAAGAAGGTGCGGGTGGCGTTCGAGGTGCCGTCGGCGGATGCGCCGCGCATCGTCTATCCGGTGGCGGCGCTGGTGAAGGGCAAGGCGCCAGAGGTCGGCGTCGCCTTCGTGAAGTTCCTCCAGACGGAGCCCGCGCGAGCGGCCTTCCGGCGCCATGGCTTCGTCGTGCTCTCGGCCGACGAGGGGACGAAGGCACGGTGA
- the modB gene encoding molybdate ABC transporter permease subunit, whose product MTADTVGLVGFTVTVAAVATLVILPPGVAVAYALSRWRGPGQGVVDTVLALPLVLPPTAVGLVLLELLGREGPLGRVLDAMGVEVVFTPGAVVLASAVMAFPLVVRSARSGFEEVDPRLVAVARTLGDSRARAFFRVTLPLAWRGVVVGALLAFSRALGEFGATVLVAGNIPGRTQTLSLAIFQYTQLGQDAEALRLAGIAALLAFVAVYATEGLTRWRGRRVRA is encoded by the coding sequence GTGACGGCCGACACGGTGGGTTTGGTGGGGTTCACGGTGACGGTGGCGGCGGTGGCCACGCTGGTCATCCTCCCGCCCGGTGTGGCGGTGGCCTACGCGTTGTCGCGCTGGCGAGGGCCGGGGCAGGGCGTGGTGGACACGGTGCTGGCGCTGCCGTTGGTGTTGCCGCCGACGGCGGTGGGGTTGGTGTTGCTGGAGTTGCTCGGGCGCGAGGGGCCGCTGGGGCGTGTGTTGGATGCGATGGGCGTGGAGGTGGTGTTCACGCCCGGGGCGGTGGTGCTCGCGAGCGCGGTGATGGCGTTCCCGCTGGTCGTGCGCTCGGCGCGCTCGGGGTTCGAGGAGGTAGACCCTCGGTTGGTGGCGGTGGCGCGCACGTTGGGGGACTCGCGGGCGCGGGCGTTCTTCCGGGTGACGTTGCCGCTGGCGTGGCGCGGGGTGGTGGTGGGGGCGCTCTTGGCGTTCTCGCGAGCGCTCGGCGAGTTCGGCGCGACGGTGCTGGTGGCGGGGAACATCCCGGGGCGCACGCAGACGTTGTCGCTGGCCATCTTCCAGTACACGCAGCTGGGGCAGGACGCGGAGGCGCTGCGACTGGCGGGCATCGCGGCGTTGTTGGCGTTCGTCGCGGTGTACGCCACGGAAGGGCTGACGCGGTGGCGGGGACGGCGGGTGCGCGCGTGA
- the modC gene encoding molybdenum ABC transporter ATP-binding protein, with amino-acid sequence MSLELSVRLPLARFVLEVDARLEGASVAVLGRSGSGKTSLLEVLAGLRSGARGRVVVGGRVLLDSEARVEVPPEARRMGYVPQDALLFPHLTAEENVRYGARKGRPSRFDEAVGLLELGPLLHRYPATLSGGEKQRVALARALATDPALLLLDEPLAALDVTLKERVLPYLLRVRDEARVPMLYVTHQLGEARVLAKEAVLLDEGRVRAAGPASQVLGASARGLLASDAEGEENILEGVVERPEEGGTRLRVTQGLGLWVPDAPELAVGARAAYAVPASDILLSMGALTGVSARNVLAGTVAGVESAGAGEAAATVDVEGVRWVVRLTEASVRELGVSTGARVYLAVKTAACRRLR; translated from the coding sequence GTGAGTCTGGAGCTCTCGGTTCGATTGCCGCTGGCGCGCTTCGTGTTGGAAGTGGACGCGCGGCTGGAGGGCGCGTCGGTGGCGGTGCTGGGGCGCTCGGGTTCAGGGAAGACGTCGTTGTTGGAGGTGCTTGCGGGGCTGCGGTCTGGTGCGCGAGGGCGCGTCGTCGTCGGTGGGCGCGTGCTGTTGGACAGTGAGGCTCGCGTGGAGGTGCCTCCGGAGGCGCGGCGCATGGGGTATGTGCCGCAGGACGCGCTGTTGTTCCCGCACCTCACGGCGGAGGAGAACGTGCGTTACGGCGCGAGGAAGGGGCGGCCGTCGCGCTTCGACGAGGCGGTGGGGCTGCTCGAGTTGGGGCCGCTGTTGCATCGCTATCCGGCGACGCTGTCGGGAGGCGAGAAGCAGCGGGTGGCGTTGGCGCGAGCGTTGGCGACGGACCCGGCGCTGTTGCTGCTCGACGAGCCATTGGCCGCGCTGGACGTGACGTTGAAGGAGCGGGTGCTGCCGTATCTCCTGCGCGTTCGCGACGAGGCGCGGGTGCCGATGTTGTACGTGACGCACCAGTTGGGTGAGGCGCGGGTGTTGGCGAAGGAGGCGGTGCTGCTGGACGAGGGACGCGTGCGCGCGGCGGGGCCCGCGTCCCAGGTGCTGGGGGCGTCAGCACGAGGTCTGCTGGCGTCGGATGCGGAGGGCGAGGAGAACATCCTCGAAGGGGTGGTGGAGCGTCCGGAGGAGGGCGGCACGCGGCTGCGTGTGACGCAGGGGCTGGGGCTGTGGGTCCCGGACGCGCCGGAGTTGGCGGTAGGCGCGCGAGCGGCCTACGCGGTGCCGGCGAGCGACATCCTGCTCTCGATGGGCGCGCTGACCGGAGTGTCCGCGCGCAACGTGCTCGCGGGCACGGTGGCGGGTGTGGAGAGCGCGGGAGCAGGAGAGGCCGCGGCCACCGTGGACGTCGAAGGCGTGCGCTGGGTGGTGCGGCTCACCGAGGCCTCCGTGCGCGAGCTGGGCGTGAGCACGGGCGCACGCGTGTACCTCGCGGTGAAGACAGCGGCGTGCCGCCGTCTGCGGTGA